One region of Mangifera indica cultivar Alphonso chromosome 3, CATAS_Mindica_2.1, whole genome shotgun sequence genomic DNA includes:
- the LOC123210513 gene encoding 60S ribosomal protein L22-2, which translates to MSRGGSGAATGAKGKKKGATFTIDCAKPVEDKIMDIASLEKFLQERIKVGGKAGALGESVTVTREKTKITVTSDSNFSKRYLKYLTKKYLKKHNVRDWLRVIASNKDRNVYELRYFNIAENEGEEED; encoded by the exons ATGAGCAGAGGAGGAAGCGGAGCGGCCACTGGGGCCaaaggaaagaagaaaggaGCCACATTCACCATTGACTGTGCAAAACCAGTGGAAGATAAGATTATGGACATCGCCTCACTGGAAAAGTTCCTCCAAGAGCGTATCAAAGTTGGCGGCAAAGCCGGCGCTCTCGGTGAGTCCGTAACCGTCACCCGTGAGAAGACTAAGATCACTGTCACCTCAGATTCCAACTTCTCTAAAAG GTACCTGAAGTACTTGACAAAGAAGTATCTGAAGAAGCACAATGTGCGAGATTGGCTCAGGGTAATTGCGTCCAACAAGGACCGTAATGTTTATGAACTCAGATATTTTAACATCGCTGAGAACGAGGGTGAGGAGGAAGATTAA
- the LOC123212055 gene encoding eukaryotic translation initiation factor 2 subunit gamma-like: MSRKGLMEQDLSKLDVTKLHPLSPEVISRQATINIGTIGHVAHGKSTVVKAISGVQTVRFKNELERNITIKLGYANAKIYKCEDDRCLRPMCYKAYGSGKEDSPTCDVPGFENCRMKLLRHVSFVDCPGHDILMATMLNGAAIMDGALLLIAANESCPQPQTSEHLAAVEIMRLQHIIILQNKVDLIQENVAINQHEAIQKFIKGTVADAAPVVPISAQLKYNIDVVCEYIIKKIPIPERNFTSPPNMIVIRSFDVNKPGFEVDEIRGGVAGGSILRGVLKVNQFIEVRPGIVVKDENGHVKCTPIYSRIVSLYAEQNELQFAVPGGLIGVGTTMDPTLTRADRLVGQVLGEVGSLPEVFVELEVNFFLLRRLLGVRTKGSERQGKVSKLAKAEILMVNIGSMSTGARVIAVKNDLAKLQLTSPVCTSKGEKIALSRRVEKHWRLIGWGQIQAGATLDVPDCPPLA; encoded by the exons ATGTCGAGAAAAGGTTTAATGGAGCAAGATTTGAGTAAACTGGATGTAACAAAGTTGCATCCACTTTCACCCGAAGTCATCTCTAGGCAGGCGACTATAAATATTG GTACCATTGGTCATGTGGCACATGGAAAATCAACTGTTGTGAAGGCAATATCTGGTGTTCAG ACTGTTCGTTTTAAAAATGAGTTGGAGCGTAATATTACAATCAAGCTTGGATATGCCAATGCAAAGATATACAAATGTGAAGATGATCGATGCCTTCGACCTATGTGCTACAA gGCATATGGGAGCGGCAAGGAGGATAGTCCTACGTGTGATGTGCCGGGGTTTGAAAATTGCAGGATGAAATTGCTGAGGCATGTCTCTTTTGTTGATTGCCCA GGGCATGATATTCTCATGGCTACAATGCTTAATGGAGCAGCAATTATGGATGGTGCATTACTTCTCATAGCTGCCAATGAAAGTTGTCCCCAACCACAAACTTCTGAGCACCTTGCTGCTGTTGAAATTATGCGCCTTcaacatatcataattcttcaAAATAAAGTTGATCTCATTCAGGAAAATGTAGCCATTAACCAACATGAGGccattcaaaaatttataaag GGAACTGTTGCTGATGCTGCCCCAGTTGTACCCATTTCTGCTCAGCTGAAATACAACATTGATGTTGTCTGTGAATACATTATTAAAAAGATTCCCATTCCAGAGAGGAATTTCACCTCACCACCTAATATGATTGTTATCCGTTCATTTGATGTCAATAAGCCTGGGTTTGAGGTTGATGAGATCAGAGGCGGCGTAGCTGGTGGAAGTATCCTTAGG GGTGTTTTGAAAGTTAACCAATTTATTGAGGTTCGTCCTGGTATTGTTGTTAAAGACGAGAATGGGCATGTAAAGTGCACCCCGATATATTCTAGAATAGTGTCATTATATGCTGAGCAAAATGAGCTGCAATTTGCTGTACCTGGAGGACTCATCGGTGTTGGCACAACCATGGATCCCACTTTGACACGTGCTGATAGGTTGGTCGGTCAAGTTCTTGGGGAAGTTGGATCCCTGCCGGAAGTTTTTGTTGAGCTTGAG GTGAACTTCTTCCTGCTGCGTCGGCTTTTGGGTGTCAGGACAAAGGGCTCAGAAAGGCAGGGAAAAGTCTCAAAACTTGCCAAGGCGGAGATTCTCATGGTGAACATAGGGTCCATGTCCACAGGGGCTAGAGTTATCGCTGTAAAGAACGATTTAGCGAAGCTGCAACTCACGTCTCCAGTGTGTACCAGCAAGGGTGAGAAGATTGCTCTCAGTCGGAGGGTTGAGAAGCACTGGCGTCTTATTGGGTGGGGTCAGATTCAAGCTGGAGCCACCCTTGATGTTCCTGACTGTCCCCCACTTGCTTGA
- the LOC123210856 gene encoding UDP-glucuronic acid decarboxylase 4-like, whose product MDSQAQHSFLHSPRRSKSLERSTNPVHYVLRSQRLILLFVGISISALFFNRFSISRPPPSFHHQTIDPGFQSHSTHLTRRRVLFETRHEEKSFGRMKAGGKVLLGLKRKGLRILVTGGAGFVGSHLVDRLMERGDSVIVVDNFFTGRKDNLVHHFGNHRFEMIRHDVVEPILLEVDQIYHLACPASPVHYKFNPVKTIKTNVVGTLNMLGLAKRVGARFLLTSTSEVYGDPLQHPQAESYWGNVNPIGVRSCYDEGKRTAETLSMDYHRGLGIEVRIARIFNTYGPRMCIDDGRVVSNFVAQALRKQPLTVYGDGKQTRSFQYVSDLVEGLIRLMEGDHVGPFNLGNPGEFTMLELAQVVQEVIDPNAKIEFRPNTEDDPHKRKPDITKAKKLLGWEPTVSLRHGLPRMVFDFRQRIFGNQKDGSATTTSSQDSA is encoded by the exons ATGGATTCTCAAGCACAACATTCCTTTCTTCATTCACCAAGGCGTTCAAAATCTCTTGAACGATCTACAAACCCAGTTCACTATGTGCTTCGCTCTCAGCGACTTATTCTTCTCTTCGTTGGAATTTCCATTTCAGCTCTCTTTTTCAACAGATTTTCCATTTCACGTCCACCACCGTCATTTCACCATCAAACAATCGACCCGGGTTTTCAATCCCACTCGACTCACCTGACTCGCCGCCGGGTCCTCTTCGAGACTCGCCATGAAGAAAAATCGTTCGGCCGCATGAAAGCGGGTGGGAAAGTGCTTTTAGGCCTAAAAAGAAAAGGCTTGAGGATTCTGGTCACGGGTGGGGCCGGGTTCGTGGGCAGCCACCTTGTGGACCGTCTGATGGAAAGAGGTGATAGCGTGATCGTGGTTGATAATTTCTTCACGGGGAGAAAAGATAACTTGGTTCATCATTTTGGTAACCATCGGTTTGAGATGATTAGACACGATGTGGTTGAGCCAATTCTTCTCGAAGTTGATCAGATCTACCACCTGGCTTGTCCCGCATCGCCCGTTCATTACAAATTCAACCCCGTTAAGACTATC AAGACGAATGTGGTTGGTACACTGAACATGTTAGGCCTGGCGAAGAGAGTTGGTGCTCGGTTCCTGTTAACCAGCACGAGCGAGGTGTACGGCGATCCTCTGCAGCATCCGCAAGCTGAGTCCTACTGGGGCAATGTCAACCCCATCG GGGTGAGGAGCTGCTATGATGAGGGAAAGCGCACGGCTGAGACTTTGTCAATGGACTATCACAGAGGACTTGGAATTGAG gTGAGGATTGCTAGGATTTTTAACACTTATGGACCTCGAATGTGTATCGATGATGGTCGTGTGGTTAGCAATTTCGTTGCCCAA GCGTTGAGGAAGCAGCCATTAACAGTATATGGGGACGGCAAGCAAACAAGGAGCTTCCAATATGTTTCAGACCTG GTGGAGGGTCTAATTCGTCTTATGGAAGGCGACCATGTGGGTCCTTTCAATCTTGGTAACCCTGGTGAATTTACCATGCTTGAACTTGCACAG GTGGTGCAAGAGGTGATAGATCCGAATGCGAAGATAGAGTTTAGGCCTAATACAGAAGATGATCCCCATAAAAGAAAGCCAGACATTACCAAAGCAAAGAAGCTTTTAGGGTGGGAGCCCACGGTGTCCCTTCGGCATGGCCTGCCCCGCATGGTTTTTGACTTCAGACAGCGCATCTTTGGCAACCAAAAGGATGGTAGCGCCACCACCACCTCCTCACAAGATTCTGCTTAA